From Rudanella lutea DSM 19387, a single genomic window includes:
- a CDS encoding sensor histidine kinase produces the protein MIFASELGSSLLENALNATLNGIIVVESVYDAGQVVIDFRCLFVNQTAREQALLLKNAQVGMLLSELLTPADFLPLQTIGKAVLATGEPYRGEHYGEQTNEWFNTHIARLTDSRLIITFANVTALKQAIFDHQQQASLFQNVLASTTNPVVICKPIHGPSGLLTDLQLVLFNPAAQDAWLFGTELREGALATQLLPPKEAVKLLEYCQQACQTGQTQRFQYRYPDSDRWLSLAVKKFDQGLILNAADVTEERHQQAVLMNMNRALQQSNENLQQFAYIASHDLQEPLRKIHSFGNLLSVQFADQLGENGMDLIRRMQAASGRMTTLIRDLLAYSRLTTHREPSQPVSLGRLIDEIIDDLSPLLQEGQATTDCEELPTVPGDASQLRQLFQNLLINAVTYRHPDRLPIIRVSCRTLSGADVPEGLPPQKNYAEISVADNGIGFEERYAERIFQMFQRLHGRNQYTGTGVGLAICKRVVENHQGLIMAHSVPGQGSTFRIVLPL, from the coding sequence ATGATTTTTGCCTCTGAGTTAGGGTCCAGTCTGCTCGAAAACGCCCTGAATGCCACCCTAAACGGCATTATTGTGGTCGAATCGGTGTATGACGCCGGACAGGTGGTTATCGATTTTCGGTGTCTTTTTGTGAATCAGACCGCCCGTGAGCAGGCTTTACTTCTGAAAAATGCTCAGGTGGGGATGCTACTGAGCGAGCTGCTGACCCCCGCCGACTTTCTGCCTTTGCAAACAATCGGTAAGGCCGTACTGGCTACGGGTGAGCCCTACCGGGGCGAACATTACGGCGAACAGACCAACGAGTGGTTCAATACCCACATTGCCCGCCTGACCGACTCGCGCCTGATTATTACGTTTGCCAACGTGACGGCCCTTAAGCAAGCTATTTTCGACCATCAGCAGCAGGCAAGCCTATTCCAGAATGTGCTGGCGAGTACAACCAACCCGGTGGTTATTTGTAAGCCTATTCACGGACCTTCTGGCTTGCTGACCGATCTGCAACTGGTGCTGTTTAACCCGGCTGCGCAGGATGCCTGGCTTTTCGGTACCGAACTGCGGGAGGGGGCCCTGGCTACGCAGCTGCTTCCTCCAAAAGAGGCCGTAAAACTGCTCGAATACTGCCAGCAGGCCTGCCAAACCGGACAAACCCAGCGGTTTCAGTACCGATACCCCGATTCGGACCGCTGGCTGAGCCTGGCGGTTAAGAAGTTTGATCAGGGATTAATTCTGAACGCGGCCGATGTGACCGAAGAGCGGCATCAGCAGGCTGTATTGATGAACATGAACCGGGCGCTTCAACAATCGAACGAAAACCTGCAACAGTTTGCCTACATCGCTTCGCACGATTTGCAGGAGCCTCTGCGCAAGATTCACTCGTTTGGTAACCTGCTGTCGGTTCAGTTTGCCGATCAGCTGGGCGAAAACGGAATGGACCTCATCCGGCGGATGCAGGCGGCTTCGGGCCGGATGACCACCCTGATCCGGGATTTGCTGGCTTACTCGCGCCTAACTACTCATCGGGAACCCTCGCAACCGGTGTCGCTCGGTCGGTTGATCGACGAGATTATCGACGACCTGAGCCCACTCCTGCAAGAGGGGCAGGCCACTACTGATTGTGAAGAGTTACCCACCGTACCGGGCGATGCCAGTCAGCTGCGGCAATTGTTTCAGAACCTCCTGATTAACGCCGTAACGTATCGGCACCCCGACCGGTTACCAATCATCCGGGTTAGCTGCCGTACCTTGTCGGGGGCCGATGTGCCCGAGGGTTTACCACCCCAGAAAAATTACGCCGAAATCAGTGTGGCTGATAATGGGATTGGCTTCGAGGAGCGGTACGCCGAACGCATTTTTCAAATGTTTCAACGGCTGCACGGGCGCAATCAGTATACTGGTACGGGGGTAGGGCTGGCCATTTGTAAGCGCGTAGTCGAAAACCACCAGGGGCTGATCATGGCCCATAGCGTGCCGGGGCAAGGCTCAACTTTCCGGATTGTTTTACCCCTGTAG
- a CDS encoding Ppx/GppA phosphatase family protein, which yields MKIAAIDIGSNAARLQISTVLHNDGIVSFKKVEYVRFPLRLGHDVFTFGELTPDSEERTTKLMQVYKLLMELHEVEHYMACATSAMRESSNGPEIAERIRRDTGIHIHIIDGQQEAELINNVVVQALDERQFLHIDVGGGSTELNLYQNRRKLNSRSFKIGSVRLLEGKETKGAWGKIQTWIDDNVDRSREVIAVGTGGNISKIFNLVSKTSDTTTTLADIERMKDYIAGFSLEDRINKLRLNADRADVIVPASEIYISVMKWAGAQEIIVPDLGLKDGILQLVYEQVGLRNRA from the coding sequence ATGAAAATCGCTGCTATCGACATCGGCTCCAACGCGGCCCGGCTCCAGATTTCAACTGTGCTTCATAACGACGGTATCGTCAGCTTCAAAAAAGTCGAATATGTCCGGTTCCCGCTTCGGTTGGGGCATGATGTGTTTACGTTTGGTGAGCTCACCCCCGACAGTGAGGAGCGAACCACCAAACTCATGCAGGTGTACAAACTGCTGATGGAGTTGCACGAGGTAGAACATTACATGGCTTGTGCCACCTCGGCCATGCGCGAATCGAGCAACGGACCCGAAATTGCCGAGCGTATCCGTCGGGACACAGGCATCCACATTCACATTATCGACGGGCAGCAGGAGGCCGAACTGATCAACAATGTGGTGGTTCAGGCACTCGACGAGCGGCAGTTTCTGCACATCGATGTGGGCGGGGGGAGCACCGAGCTGAACCTGTACCAGAATCGCCGGAAGCTCAATTCTCGTTCATTTAAGATTGGCTCGGTTCGTTTGCTGGAAGGCAAAGAGACCAAAGGGGCCTGGGGTAAAATTCAGACCTGGATTGATGATAACGTCGACCGCTCGCGGGAGGTTATTGCGGTAGGAACTGGCGGCAACATCAGCAAAATATTCAACCTGGTATCGAAGACTTCGGATACGACCACGACTCTGGCTGATATTGAGCGTATGAAGGATTACATCGCCGGGTTCAGTCTGGAAGATCGAATTAACAAACTACGTCTCAACGCTGACCGGGCCGATGTGATCGTGCCGGCTTCGGAAATCTATATTTCGGTAATGAAGTGGGCCGGGGCGCAGGAGATTATCGTGCCTGATCTGGGCCTTAAAGATGGTATCCTTCAGCTTGTTTACGAACAGGTTGGCCTGCGGAACCGCGCCTAA